A stretch of the Psychroserpens sp. Hel_I_66 genome encodes the following:
- a CDS encoding HD domain-containing protein — protein sequence MKTSNKLKIFNDPIYGFITIPNSDIFDLIEHKYFQRLRRISQMGLSYLVYPGAHHTRFHHAIGCMYLMQKAVNVLRFKEVMISEEEEKALYTAILLHDIGHGPFSHAMEHSIVNGISHEEISLRFMHKLNEEFNGSLTLAIQIFEGKYNRPFLCELISSQFDMDRADYLKRDSFYTGVAEGNVNSERLITMLNVVDDRLVVEEKGIYSVEKFLVARRFMYWQVYLHKTGLVAEQLLMRVLKRAKELTSQGIELRASDALSFFLRNEITSKNFNDDILETFSRLDDNDIISAMKEWQYHDDFILKNLCDMIINRDLLKIKLKNKPIKPSTLDKHLSKLMSKYGISKTDAEYFVFINEISNQAYQSKKQNIKILQKSGKLVDITKASDQFNMKALSKPVTKYYICYPKE from the coding sequence TTGAAGACAAGTAACAAACTTAAAATCTTTAACGACCCAATTTACGGATTTATTACTATTCCAAATTCGGATATATTTGACTTAATCGAACATAAATATTTCCAAAGGCTTCGTAGAATTTCACAAATGGGACTGTCATATCTCGTTTATCCAGGAGCGCACCACACGAGATTTCATCATGCCATAGGTTGCATGTATTTAATGCAAAAAGCTGTGAATGTGCTTCGTTTTAAGGAGGTTATGATTTCTGAGGAAGAAGAAAAGGCACTCTACACAGCCATTTTGTTGCATGACATTGGTCACGGTCCATTTTCTCATGCGATGGAGCATAGCATCGTAAACGGAATTTCACATGAAGAAATTTCGCTCCGTTTCATGCATAAACTCAACGAAGAATTTAACGGAAGTTTAACGCTTGCCATCCAAATATTTGAAGGTAAATACAACAGACCGTTTTTATGTGAATTGATTTCCAGCCAGTTTGATATGGATAGGGCAGATTATCTTAAACGAGATAGCTTTTACACAGGAGTAGCCGAAGGAAATGTTAATAGTGAGCGCTTAATAACAATGCTCAACGTAGTCGATGACCGCTTGGTAGTAGAAGAAAAAGGAATTTATAGCGTCGAGAAATTTCTAGTTGCCAGACGTTTTATGTATTGGCAGGTCTATCTCCATAAAACGGGATTGGTAGCAGAGCAATTATTGATGCGAGTGCTAAAACGAGCAAAAGAGTTAACGAGTCAAGGTATAGAACTAAGAGCTAGTGATGCGCTATCTTTTTTTCTTCGGAATGAAATTACCAGTAAAAATTTTAATGATGACATTTTAGAAACGTTTTCTAGACTGGATGATAATGATATCATTTCTGCAATGAAAGAATGGCAATATCACGACGATTTTATTTTAAAAAATCTTTGCGATATGATTATCAATAGGGATTTATTGAAAATAAAGCTCAAAAACAAACCTATTAAACCCTCAACTTTAGATAAACATCTATCCAAATTGATGTCAAAATACGGAATCTCTAAAACAGATGCAGAATATTTTGTTTTTATAAACGAAATATCAAACCAAGCGTATCAATCAAAAAAGCAAAACATAAAAATTCTTCAAAAATCTGGAAAATTAGTAGATATAACCAAGGCTTCAGATCAATTTAATATGAAAGCGCTATCAAAACCAGTAACCAAATATTACATCTGCTACCCAAAAGAATAG
- a CDS encoding M16 family metallopeptidase: MKHIKLIMMFCIVALAYNCKTEKENKDLAYTVESNEDANGFSYEAVSNDPTGLRLYTLDNGLKVYLSKNEEEPKIQTYIAVRAGSNYDPKESTGLAHYLEHMVFKGTDEIGSADWEKEKAYLDQISDLYEQHRAENDPAKKLQLYKKIDEVSLEASNYSIANEYDKMMASLGATGTNAYTWFEQTVYTNKIPSNELDKWLYLEGERFSQLVLRLFHTELEAVFEEFNRGQDNDGRKRYAAMLEGLFPNHPYGQQTTIGTGEHLKNPSMVDIHNYFDKYYVPNNMAIVLVGDLDFDDTIEEVNNVFGKFEKQEVVHPTLPKEEPITAPIVNEVFGPTAESISIAFRTDGAGTEQEKLVTMADMILANGNAGLIDLNLNQQQLVQYAGCSTTFLKEYGYHVFSGGPKEGQTLDEVKLLLLAQIEKLKKGEFDEWMMDAVINDLKLSQTQRYENNSALADMYVDAFIKDENWKNRVQFLDDLKKISKQELVDFANSFYKDNYVVTYKRQGEDASIVKVENPGITPVNVNREMSSPFLVNFNKMESEALKPKFIDYKEEIKETKLDNGIKVAHINNENNDLFDMNIIFDMGSDNDKKLGLAAGYMEYLGTDKYSAEELKKEFYKLGVNYYVSAGAETTYVGLSGLKENLPKGLELLEHLWNNAVPDQEAYDKYVESIVKDRVDGKSQKGNILWNGLMNYGKYGDNSRLRNIFQAKELKEMDPAQLVDIVKGMKNFEQRIFYYGKDIDAAVTALNTSHKVSEELKTYPEAMAYLEKETGGNVYFVDFDMVQSEMLFLAKGDPFKAENMAASTLFNTYFGSGLSSIVFQEIRESKSLAYSAFSSYSNASKKEDNNYVMAYMGTQANKMPQAVDAMMELMTNMPEAEEQFNAAKEATLKKLAAERITKSSVFWNYERLKKLGIDNDNREEMYNTIKDMTIDDLREFFNKNIKGENYNVMVIGNKKDIDFKALQKLGKVQEMDIDYLFNYEQPEELKM; the protein is encoded by the coding sequence ATGAAACACATCAAACTAATCATGATGTTTTGTATTGTTGCCTTGGCGTACAATTGCAAAACAGAAAAAGAAAACAAAGACCTGGCTTATACAGTTGAGTCTAACGAAGATGCTAACGGGTTTTCGTATGAAGCAGTATCTAACGATCCAACAGGATTGCGTTTGTATACTTTGGATAACGGACTTAAAGTTTATTTAAGTAAAAACGAAGAAGAACCAAAAATACAAACCTATATCGCTGTAAGAGCTGGTTCTAATTACGACCCTAAGGAATCTACAGGATTAGCACATTACCTTGAACACATGGTTTTTAAAGGAACCGATGAAATTGGAAGTGCAGACTGGGAAAAAGAAAAAGCCTATCTCGATCAAATTTCAGATTTGTATGAACAACACAGAGCAGAAAATGATCCAGCTAAAAAATTACAACTCTACAAAAAAATTGATGAAGTCTCTTTGGAAGCTTCAAACTACAGTATTGCTAATGAATACGACAAAATGATGGCATCTTTGGGAGCAACTGGAACAAATGCATACACTTGGTTTGAGCAAACCGTATACACCAATAAAATACCATCAAATGAGTTAGACAAATGGCTTTATTTGGAAGGTGAGCGTTTTAGTCAATTGGTCTTACGTTTATTTCATACCGAACTGGAAGCTGTTTTTGAAGAATTCAACAGAGGTCAAGATAATGACGGTCGCAAGCGTTATGCAGCCATGTTAGAAGGTTTATTTCCAAATCATCCTTATGGGCAACAAACCACAATTGGTACTGGTGAGCATTTAAAAAACCCATCAATGGTTGATATTCATAATTATTTCGATAAATATTATGTGCCAAATAATATGGCAATCGTATTGGTTGGTGATTTGGATTTTGATGATACTATAGAAGAAGTTAATAATGTCTTCGGAAAGTTTGAAAAACAAGAAGTAGTCCACCCAACATTACCAAAAGAGGAACCAATTACAGCGCCAATCGTAAACGAAGTGTTTGGTCCAACTGCCGAAAGTATTTCTATAGCATTTAGAACCGATGGTGCTGGTACAGAGCAAGAAAAATTAGTAACCATGGCAGATATGATTCTGGCAAACGGTAACGCAGGATTGATAGATTTAAACTTAAACCAACAGCAATTAGTGCAGTATGCTGGTTGTTCTACTACATTTTTAAAGGAGTATGGCTACCACGTATTTTCAGGAGGTCCAAAAGAAGGCCAAACCTTAGATGAAGTTAAGCTCTTACTATTAGCGCAAATTGAAAAGCTTAAAAAAGGAGAATTTGATGAGTGGATGATGGATGCAGTCATCAATGACCTAAAACTAAGTCAAACACAGCGTTATGAAAACAACTCTGCACTTGCAGATATGTATGTTGACGCCTTTATAAAAGACGAAAATTGGAAAAACAGAGTTCAGTTTCTTGATGATTTAAAAAAAATCTCAAAACAAGAATTGGTAGATTTTGCAAACTCTTTTTACAAAGACAACTATGTAGTGACTTACAAACGTCAAGGTGAAGATGCATCTATCGTAAAAGTTGAAAATCCAGGAATTACACCTGTAAATGTGAACCGAGAAATGAGTTCCCCATTTTTAGTGAATTTCAATAAAATGGAGTCCGAAGCACTTAAGCCAAAATTCATTGATTACAAAGAAGAGATCAAAGAAACCAAATTGGATAATGGCATTAAAGTCGCTCATATCAACAATGAGAACAACGATTTGTTTGATATGAATATCATTTTTGATATGGGAAGTGATAACGATAAAAAATTGGGACTGGCTGCTGGATACATGGAGTATCTGGGAACAGATAAGTATTCTGCGGAAGAACTCAAAAAAGAATTCTACAAATTAGGAGTCAATTATTATGTAAGTGCAGGAGCTGAAACCACTTATGTTGGATTGAGCGGGCTAAAAGAAAACCTACCAAAAGGATTAGAACTTTTAGAACACCTTTGGAACAATGCTGTGCCAGATCAAGAAGCATATGATAAATACGTTGAGTCCATAGTAAAAGACAGAGTTGATGGCAAATCACAAAAAGGGAACATCCTTTGGAACGGACTAATGAATTACGGAAAATATGGTGACAACTCAAGATTGCGTAACATTTTCCAGGCCAAGGAACTTAAAGAAATGGATCCTGCGCAATTGGTCGATATTGTAAAAGGAATGAAAAACTTCGAACAACGTATTTTTTACTACGGAAAAGATATCGATGCAGCTGTAACAGCCTTAAATACGAGTCATAAAGTTTCCGAAGAATTAAAAACATATCCAGAAGCTATGGCATATCTTGAAAAGGAAACTGGCGGAAATGTGTACTTCGTAGATTTTGATATGGTACAGTCCGAAATGTTGTTCTTGGCTAAAGGAGATCCATTCAAAGCAGAGAACATGGCAGCTTCAACATTATTCAACACTTATTTTGGTAGCGGATTGTCGTCTATCGTTTTTCAGGAAATTAGAGAATCAAAATCCTTGGCGTACTCTGCATTTTCAAGCTACAGCAACGCAAGCAAAAAAGAAGATAACAATTATGTGATGGCTTATATGGGCACTCAAGCCAATAAAATGCCACAAGCTGTGGATGCCATGATGGAATTAATGACCAATATGCCAGAAGCTGAAGAACAATTTAACGCAGCAAAAGAAGCGACATTAAAAAAACTAGCTGCAGAGCGTATTACAAAATCCAGTGTATTTTGGAACTATGAGCGTCTCAAAAAATTAGGCATCGATAATGATAATAGAGAAGAGATGTACAACACGATCAAAGACATGACTATAGATGACCTACGTGAGTTTTTCAACAAAAACATTAAAGGTGAAAACTATAACGTGATGGTTATTGGCAACAAAAAAGATATCGATTTTAAGGCATTGCAAAAACTTGGTAAAGTTCAGGAAATGGATATCGATTACCTATTCAATTATGAACAACCAGAAGAGCTTAAAATGTAA
- a CDS encoding bifunctional UDP-3-O-[3-hydroxymyristoyl] N-acetylglucosamine deacetylase/3-hydroxyacyl-ACP dehydratase, giving the protein MAIIKTEDKQKTIKERVSLQGVGLHTGKNVTLTFCPAPVNNGFSFKRVDLEGSPVIEADANYVTNTQRGTCLERNGVTIQTSEHVLAALVGQDIDNAIIELDASEPPIMDGSSKFFVEALEKAGTEEQDDFREAYVVSDVISYIDEDSGSEIIVMPSKEYQVTTMVDFGTKVLGTQNATLNKMSDFKEDISDSRTFSFLHELEMLLENGLIKGGDLNNAIVYVDKELSPETMNKLRIAFNKDSIAVKPNGILDNLTLHHPNEAARHKLLDVIGDLALVGTRIQGKVIANKPGHFINTQFAKKLSKIIKNERRNHVPQIDLNQEPLMDVMKIMEMLPHRQPFLLLDKVFELTDSGVIGMKNVTMNEEFFKGHFPGAPVMPGVLIVEAMAQTGGILVLSTVPDPENYLTFFMKIDKVKFKKKVVPGDTLIFKCDLITPIRRGICHMQGYAYANGVLCAEAELMAQISKVK; this is encoded by the coding sequence ATGGCAATAATTAAAACAGAAGATAAACAGAAAACAATAAAGGAAAGAGTTTCACTCCAGGGAGTAGGCTTGCATACAGGCAAAAATGTAACACTTACATTTTGTCCAGCACCAGTAAATAATGGTTTTTCTTTTAAAAGAGTTGATCTCGAAGGCTCTCCAGTAATTGAGGCAGACGCCAATTATGTAACTAATACGCAAAGAGGCACTTGTTTGGAGAGAAATGGTGTTACCATTCAAACTTCAGAGCACGTTTTGGCAGCTTTAGTTGGTCAGGATATTGATAATGCAATTATAGAACTTGATGCGTCTGAGCCTCCAATAATGGATGGTTCATCTAAGTTTTTTGTTGAGGCGCTTGAAAAGGCAGGAACAGAAGAACAGGATGATTTTAGAGAAGCTTATGTAGTATCTGATGTGATTTCTTACATAGATGAGGATTCTGGTAGTGAAATCATTGTAATGCCTTCAAAGGAATACCAAGTAACCACAATGGTTGATTTTGGGACTAAAGTTTTAGGCACTCAAAATGCTACATTAAATAAAATGTCTGATTTTAAAGAAGATATTTCAGACTCGAGGACTTTTAGTTTCTTACACGAACTTGAAATGCTGTTAGAAAATGGATTGATTAAAGGAGGAGATCTTAACAATGCCATTGTTTATGTAGATAAGGAATTGTCTCCAGAAACAATGAATAAGTTAAGAATCGCTTTTAACAAAGATTCTATAGCAGTTAAACCAAACGGGATTCTAGATAATTTAACACTTCACCATCCAAATGAAGCTGCGAGACATAAGTTATTAGATGTTATTGGTGATTTAGCTTTGGTAGGCACTCGCATTCAAGGTAAAGTAATTGCTAATAAACCAGGTCATTTTATCAATACTCAATTTGCTAAAAAATTATCAAAAATCATAAAAAATGAGAGACGTAACCATGTCCCTCAAATAGATTTGAATCAGGAACCTTTGATGGACGTGATGAAAATCATGGAAATGCTACCACATAGACAACCTTTTTTACTACTCGATAAGGTTTTTGAATTAACAGATTCTGGAGTTATTGGGATGAAAAATGTAACCATGAATGAGGAGTTCTTTAAAGGACACTTCCCAGGAGCACCTGTGATGCCTGGAGTACTCATTGTTGAGGCTATGGCTCAAACTGGAGGTATTCTTGTACTTAGCACAGTTCCAGATCCAGAAAACTACCTAACATTCTTCATGAAGATAGATAAAGTGAAGTTTAAGAAAAAAGTCGTGCCTGGTGACACCTTGATTTTTAAGTGTGATTTAATTACACCTATTCGTCGCGGGATTTGCCATATGCAAGGTTATGCCTACGCTAACGGTGTACTTTGCGCAGAAGCAGAGTTAATGGCACAGATTTCAAAAGTAAAATAA
- a CDS encoding nuclear transport factor 2 family protein: MSAKQIVKAFYDLDLAKDQNIIAHFHKDCELKWHSSKGFTKLNFQGIEEMLKGVRKSFHSFKYRVSHLLEDNGVVTARYTIYVTAIERPEKEDPLAHFITIWETKDGKLYKGFEISQQVDNSSESLNSYAEIKI; encoded by the coding sequence ATGTCTGCAAAACAAATTGTTAAAGCATTTTACGATTTAGATTTGGCAAAAGACCAAAACATTATTGCTCATTTTCACAAAGATTGTGAACTTAAATGGCACAGTAGCAAAGGTTTTACCAAACTCAATTTTCAAGGTATTGAAGAAATGCTGAAAGGTGTTAGAAAATCATTCCATTCATTTAAATATAGAGTAAGCCATTTACTTGAAGACAACGGTGTTGTGACCGCTAGATATACAATTTATGTTACAGCTATTGAGCGTCCTGAAAAAGAAGATCCTTTGGCACATTTTATAACGATTTGGGAAACCAAAGACGGGAAACTTTATAAAGGTTTTGAAATTAGCCAGCAAGTTGATAACAGTTCTGAAAGTTTAAATTCATACGCAGAAATAAAAATCTAA
- the lpxD gene encoding UDP-3-O-(3-hydroxymyristoyl)glucosamine N-acyltransferase, protein MNFTAEQIAGILEGDVVGNPDVEVSKLSKIEEGTEGSLTFLANPKYKSYIYSTKASITIVNKSFEPENEITTTLIKVEDAYKSFSKLLEYYNQVKLNKHGIEQPSFISDTAKLDEDIYVGAFSYIGENVVVGKNVKIFPNTYIGDNTSIGDNTVIFAGAKIYSETVIGKHCVINSGVIIGADGFGFVPDENGEYSKVPQTGNVIIEDFVDVGAATTIDRATLGSTIIRRGVKLDNQIQIAHNVEIGKNTVIAAQTGIAGSTKIGENCQIGGQVGIAGHITIGNNVRVQAQSGIGRHVKDNETLQGSPSFTYGDWNKSYVYFKNLPKIVKTINDLEKKVNGNN, encoded by the coding sequence ATGAACTTTACAGCAGAACAAATAGCTGGAATTTTAGAAGGCGATGTCGTGGGCAATCCAGATGTTGAAGTTTCTAAACTTTCAAAAATTGAAGAAGGAACCGAAGGATCTTTGACCTTTTTGGCAAATCCTAAGTATAAGTCTTACATATATTCTACCAAAGCATCAATCACTATAGTGAATAAAAGCTTTGAGCCAGAAAATGAAATTACCACAACGCTTATAAAAGTTGAGGATGCTTATAAATCGTTTTCTAAACTTTTGGAATATTATAACCAGGTAAAGTTAAATAAACATGGTATCGAGCAACCTTCTTTTATATCTGATACTGCAAAGTTAGATGAAGATATTTATGTTGGAGCATTTAGTTACATAGGAGAAAATGTTGTAGTTGGTAAAAATGTGAAGATTTTTCCGAATACATACATAGGTGATAATACATCCATAGGAGATAACACCGTTATTTTTGCTGGCGCTAAGATTTATTCTGAAACTGTAATTGGCAAACATTGCGTTATTAACTCTGGAGTAATTATAGGAGCAGACGGATTTGGTTTCGTCCCAGATGAAAATGGAGAATATAGTAAAGTACCACAAACAGGTAATGTAATAATTGAAGATTTTGTAGATGTTGGTGCAGCAACCACTATAGATAGAGCAACATTAGGGTCTACAATAATTAGAAGAGGCGTAAAATTGGACAATCAAATACAGATTGCCCATAATGTAGAGATAGGAAAAAATACTGTAATTGCAGCACAAACAGGAATTGCTGGTTCTACTAAAATTGGTGAAAACTGCCAAATTGGTGGTCAAGTAGGAATTGCTGGTCATATTACAATTGGCAATAATGTTCGAGTACAGGCTCAATCTGGAATTGGTCGTCATGTAAAAGATAATGAGACATTACAAGGTTCTCCATCATTTACATATGGAGATTGGAATAAATCTTACGTATATTTCAAAAATTTACCCAAAATAGTTAAAACCATAAACGATTTAGAAAAGAAAGTCAATGGCAATAATTAA
- the efp gene encoding elongation factor P has translation MASTSDIRNGLCIRYNNDIYKIIEFLHVKPGKGPAFVRTKMKSVTNGKVLDNTFSAGHKIEDVRVETHKFQFLYHDGEFFHFMNEADYTQIRLLEAALDRPDLMKEGEVVTIQINTEDNMPLSVDMPATVVLEVTATEPGIKGNTATNATKPATVETGAEVNVPLFINEGDKIKIETEKGTYKERVKE, from the coding sequence ATGGCAAGTACTTCAGATATAAGAAACGGATTATGCATTAGATATAATAACGATATCTATAAAATCATTGAATTTTTACACGTCAAACCAGGAAAAGGTCCAGCGTTCGTGAGAACAAAAATGAAAAGCGTTACTAACGGTAAAGTGTTGGACAATACATTTTCCGCAGGACATAAGATCGAGGATGTAAGAGTAGAAACACACAAATTTCAGTTTTTATACCATGATGGTGAGTTTTTTCATTTTATGAATGAAGCCGATTATACCCAAATTCGTTTGCTCGAGGCAGCTTTAGATCGTCCAGACCTGATGAAAGAAGGAGAGGTGGTAACCATTCAAATCAATACAGAAGACAACATGCCATTATCGGTAGATATGCCAGCAACAGTTGTTCTAGAAGTAACAGCAACTGAGCCAGGAATTAAAGGAAATACTGCAACCAATGCTACAAAACCTGCTACTGTAGAAACTGGAGCAGAAGTTAATGTACCTTTATTCATCAATGAAGGTGATAAAATCAAGATTGAAACCGAAAAAGGAACTTATAAAGAACGTGTAAAAGAATAA
- the lpxA gene encoding acyl-ACP--UDP-N-acetylglucosamine O-acyltransferase, with product MNQPLAYVHPGAKIAKNVVIEPFTTIYSNVTIGEGTWIGSNVTIMEGARIGKNCNIFPGSVISAVPQDLKYNDEDTLTVIGDNVTIRECVTINRGTTDKMKTVIGNNCLIMAYCHIAHDCVVGNNCIFSNNSTLAGHISVGDYVVLAGMTAVHQFCSIGNHAFVTGGSLVRKDVPPFVKAGREPLSYVGINSVGLRRRGFTTEKIREIQDIYRMLYQKNYNNTQASDLIEAEMEATPERDEILQFIKNSHRGIMKGYFKSS from the coding sequence ATGAACCAACCTTTAGCTTACGTACATCCTGGAGCAAAAATCGCTAAAAATGTTGTTATTGAACCCTTTACTACAATTTACAGCAATGTAACTATTGGAGAAGGCACGTGGATTGGTAGTAACGTAACCATTATGGAAGGTGCGAGAATTGGGAAAAATTGTAATATTTTTCCTGGCTCAGTAATTTCCGCAGTACCTCAAGATTTGAAATATAATGATGAAGATACACTTACGGTAATAGGAGATAATGTTACTATAAGAGAGTGCGTTACGATAAATAGAGGAACGACAGATAAAATGAAAACAGTCATTGGTAATAACTGTTTAATCATGGCATATTGCCACATAGCTCATGACTGTGTTGTAGGTAATAATTGTATCTTTTCAAATAACAGTACCTTGGCAGGACATATTTCTGTTGGAGATTACGTCGTTTTAGCTGGAATGACTGCTGTACATCAATTTTGTTCGATTGGCAACCATGCCTTTGTTACTGGAGGTTCTTTGGTAAGAAAAGATGTTCCACCATTTGTAAAAGCGGGACGAGAGCCTTTATCTTATGTTGGTATTAACTCGGTTGGATTACGTAGAAGAGGTTTTACTACTGAAAAAATTAGAGAAATACAGGATATCTACAGAATGCTATATCAAAAAAATTATAATAATACCCAGGCTTCAGATTTAATTGAAGCAGAGATGGAAGCCACTCCAGAGCGTGATGAGATTCTTCAGTTTATAAAAAATTCTCATCGTGGTATTATGAAAGGATATTTTAAATCGAGCTAA
- a CDS encoding UDP-3-O-(3-hydroxymyristoyl)glucosamine N-acyltransferase, whose amino-acid sequence MKFPKPHTLKEIAHLISSEYIGADDFPVFGMNEIHVVEAGDIVFVDHPKYYDKALNSEATIVLINKKVDCPDGKALLISDDPFRDFNKLTLHFKPFQSSNSAVSPSARIGENTVVQPNCFIGNNVTIGDNCIIHSNVSIYDDTIIGNNVIIHAGTILGASAFYYKNRPEGFDQLKSGGRVIIKDNVDIGALCTIDKGVTGDTTIGEGSKLDNQIQVGHDTLIGKKCLIASQTGIAGCVVIEDEVTIWGQVGVKSGITIAKGTILYAQSGLGHSTTAGATYFGSPAIEAREKFKEMAYIRQIPELIKKLKTK is encoded by the coding sequence ATGAAATTTCCAAAACCACATACACTTAAAGAGATTGCTCATCTTATTTCTTCGGAATATATTGGAGCAGATGACTTTCCTGTTTTTGGAATGAATGAAATTCATGTGGTAGAAGCTGGAGATATTGTTTTTGTAGACCATCCTAAATATTATGATAAAGCATTAAATTCCGAAGCAACAATAGTACTTATCAATAAAAAGGTGGATTGTCCGGATGGCAAAGCACTATTGATAAGTGATGACCCTTTTAGGGATTTTAATAAATTAACACTCCATTTTAAACCTTTTCAATCTTCAAATAGCGCTGTCTCACCATCTGCAAGAATTGGTGAGAATACTGTAGTTCAGCCAAATTGCTTTATTGGTAACAATGTGACTATTGGTGATAACTGCATCATTCACTCCAATGTGAGTATCTACGATGACACGATCATAGGTAATAATGTTATCATTCATGCTGGTACTATTTTAGGTGCTAGTGCTTTTTATTATAAAAACAGACCAGAAGGTTTTGATCAATTAAAATCTGGTGGACGCGTCATCATAAAAGATAATGTAGATATTGGTGCGCTTTGTACTATTGATAAAGGGGTCACTGGTGACACTACTATTGGAGAGGGTTCAAAACTAGATAATCAAATACAAGTTGGTCACGATACACTTATTGGCAAGAAGTGTTTAATAGCATCACAAACTGGTATTGCTGGATGTGTAGTCATTGAAGATGAAGTCACGATTTGGGGACAAGTGGGAGTGAAAAGTGGTATCACAATAGCAAAAGGAACAATCTTATATGCACAATCTGGTTTAGGTCATTCTACAACTGCTGGAGCCACATATTTCGGGTCGCCTGCAATTGAAGCTCGAGAGAAATTCAAGGAAATGGCTTACATTCGTCAAATTCCAGAATTAATAAAGAAACTAAAAACAAAATAA
- the sucD gene encoding succinate--CoA ligase subunit alpha, giving the protein MSVLVNKDSKIIVQGFTGSEGTFHAGQMIEYGTNVVGGVTPGKGGQSHLDKPVFNTVAEAVKEVGADTTIIFVPPAFAADAIMEAADAGIKVIITITEGIPVGDMIKASNYIKNRDCRLIGPNCPGVITPGEAKVGIMPGFVFKKGTVGIVSKSGTLTYEAADQVVKQGLGITTAIGIGGDPIIGTTTKEAVELLINDPETEAVVMIGEIGGQLEADAANWYKKSGSKKPVIGFIAGETAPAGRTMGHAGAIVGGSDDTAQAKKKIMRECGIHVVDSPAEIGKKVAEVMNK; this is encoded by the coding sequence ATGAGCGTTTTAGTTAATAAAGATTCAAAAATAATAGTACAAGGTTTTACTGGTAGTGAAGGTACATTTCACGCTGGTCAAATGATTGAGTATGGCACAAATGTCGTTGGTGGTGTTACACCAGGAAAAGGAGGACAGAGCCACTTAGACAAACCTGTATTTAACACTGTGGCAGAAGCTGTAAAAGAAGTTGGAGCAGATACTACAATTATTTTTGTACCACCTGCATTTGCTGCAGATGCAATTATGGAAGCTGCAGATGCTGGGATTAAGGTAATCATTACTATTACTGAAGGTATTCCTGTAGGTGACATGATCAAAGCCTCAAACTATATCAAAAACAGAGACTGTAGATTAATTGGTCCAAACTGTCCAGGAGTAATCACTCCAGGGGAAGCTAAAGTTGGGATTATGCCAGGTTTTGTTTTCAAAAAAGGAACCGTTGGTATCGTTTCTAAATCTGGAACGCTAACCTATGAAGCTGCAGACCAAGTTGTAAAACAAGGTTTAGGTATCACTACAGCAATCGGTATTGGAGGAGATCCAATAATTGGTACTACAACAAAAGAAGCTGTTGAGTTATTAATCAACGATCCAGAAACTGAAGCTGTGGTTATGATTGGCGAAATTGGTGGTCAATTAGAAGCAGATGCTGCAAATTGGTATAAAAAAAGCGGAAGTAAAAAACCGGTTATTGGATTCATCGCTGGTGAAACTGCACCTGCTGGACGTACAATGGGTCATGCTGGGGCAATTGTTGGCGGAAGTGATGATACTGCACAAGCTAAAAAGAAAATTATGAGAGAATGTGGAATTCACGTTGTTGATTCTCCTGCTGAAATTGGAAAAAAAGTAGCAGAAGTAATGAATAAATAA